Proteins encoded in a region of the Marinococcus sp. PL1-022 genome:
- the liaF gene encoding cell wall-active antibiotics response protein LiaF has protein sequence MFSHISTKTIQFVFFTGILLFILEFFSDGAGLLPILFFFGLFIFIGKRTKRRTLSAIFWWTGWIGLGLTAVTLWAVQFWVIAFFVLLLLQMRRSGREPVEEQAEVEELSGRMENYERDELLGNRLWGREKVGRKPFHWKDINVIGGVGDKIVDATNTVLPQQAVIIVRHGLGSVTVYVPYEVNVIIRHSTLYGRVRLFGKEEAKRWKQTVTYHSPAADEEASTLYIFTSLLSGDLEVERR, from the coding sequence ATGTTTTCCCACATATCAACGAAGACGATCCAATTCGTGTTTTTTACGGGAATCCTCCTGTTTATACTGGAATTTTTTTCGGACGGAGCGGGTTTGCTGCCCATACTGTTTTTCTTCGGCCTATTTATATTTATCGGAAAACGGACGAAAAGGCGGACACTCTCGGCCATTTTCTGGTGGACCGGGTGGATCGGACTGGGTCTTACAGCGGTCACTCTCTGGGCCGTCCAGTTCTGGGTGATCGCCTTTTTCGTTCTGCTGCTTCTGCAGATGCGCCGCTCAGGCCGGGAGCCCGTCGAAGAACAGGCAGAGGTGGAGGAGCTGAGCGGCAGAATGGAGAATTATGAACGGGACGAGCTGCTCGGCAACCGCCTGTGGGGGCGGGAGAAGGTCGGACGGAAGCCATTTCACTGGAAGGATATTAACGTGATTGGCGGCGTCGGCGATAAAATTGTTGATGCCACCAACACGGTGCTGCCGCAGCAGGCGGTGATTATCGTCCGCCACGGCCTGGGTTCAGTGACCGTCTACGTTCCGTACGAGGTGAACGTGATCATCCGGCACAGCACGCTGTACGGGCGCGTGCGCCTGTTTGGCAAAGAAGAAGCAAAGCGCTGGAAACAGACGGTTACCTACCATTCGCCTGCGGCAGACGAAGAAGCCTCCACGCTTTACATTTTCACCTCGCTTCTCAGTGGGGATCTGGAGGTGGAGCGGCGATGA
- a CDS encoding sensor histidine kinase: MNSFVKAAGWGIAAALLISAAAVIPLLLMLPFDMWDVLTGQTMSGLPYVFLLVVLIVLLGTALGFLVLRAWNARWQQLQAVLERLGRGSSKTIWPAEVYREVEELRTELEMVERQLQGQAERGQKLATERAEDREKSLQEVISQERNRIARELHDSVSQQLFAASMMISAVNEQAGAGEVSREWQTIERMINQSQLEMRALLLHLRPAALNKQTLQEGIAQLLNDLTTKVPLQIKQVIEPFPIEKGVEDQLFRISQESISNTLRHAKATELKVSLLQREEFIILRVQDNGVGFYMEEEKPDSYGLSTMKERTEEIGGHFHLVSLPGEGSRIDVKVPWLSKGEEV; this comes from the coding sequence ATGAACAGCTTTGTGAAAGCGGCTGGGTGGGGAATTGCCGCAGCCCTCCTTATAAGCGCCGCAGCCGTGATTCCGCTTCTGCTGATGCTGCCTTTTGACATGTGGGACGTACTGACGGGGCAAACGATGAGCGGGCTTCCGTATGTATTTTTGCTCGTGGTTCTGATTGTTCTTCTTGGCACCGCTCTCGGTTTTTTGGTGCTCCGGGCCTGGAACGCCCGCTGGCAGCAGCTGCAGGCTGTGCTGGAGCGGCTGGGCAGAGGAAGCTCTAAAACAATCTGGCCGGCAGAGGTGTACCGGGAAGTAGAAGAGCTGCGTACGGAGCTTGAAATGGTGGAGCGCCAGCTGCAGGGACAGGCCGAGCGGGGGCAGAAGCTGGCGACGGAACGGGCCGAAGACCGGGAAAAGAGCCTGCAGGAAGTTATTTCGCAGGAAAGAAACCGAATCGCCCGTGAGCTCCATGATTCGGTAAGCCAGCAGCTGTTCGCGGCCTCCATGATGATATCTGCGGTTAATGAACAGGCTGGCGCCGGGGAGGTCTCCCGGGAATGGCAGACCATCGAGCGGATGATCAACCAGTCCCAGCTCGAAATGAGGGCTTTGCTTCTTCATCTGCGGCCGGCCGCACTGAATAAGCAAACACTGCAGGAAGGAATTGCTCAGCTGCTGAACGATCTGACGACGAAGGTGCCGCTGCAGATTAAGCAGGTGATTGAGCCATTTCCGATTGAAAAGGGAGTGGAGGATCAGCTGTTTCGGATCAGCCAGGAATCGATTTCCAACACGCTGCGTCACGCGAAGGCGACTGAATTGAAGGTGTCTCTGCTGCAGCGCGAAGAATTTATTATTTTGCGCGTCCAGGATAATGGTGTCGGGTTTTATATGGAGGAAGAAAAACCAGACAGCTACGGCCTGAGTACGATGAAGGAACGAACAGAGGAAATCGGCGGGCATTTCCATCTGGTGAGTCTGCCGGGAGAAGGCAGCCGCATCGACGTCAAAGTGCCCTGGCTGTCGAAGGGGGAAGAGGTATGA
- a CDS encoding response regulator transcription factor, with translation MITILFADDHEMVRIGVTSYLSTQPDMEVTAEASSGREAVRLALELRPDIILMDLVMDDMNGIEATAKIMEAWPAAKIIIVTSFIDDEKVYPALEAGAVSYILKTSRAGEIAAAIRKTHDGQSILEPEVAGNLMANMKRRDQRELHEELTARELEVLRLLAEGKTNMEIAKELFIALKTAKVHVSSVLHKLQVQDRTQAVVYAYKHRLF, from the coding sequence ATGATCACCATCCTGTTTGCAGATGACCATGAAATGGTGCGTATTGGGGTGACCTCGTATTTATCAACACAGCCGGATATGGAAGTAACCGCTGAAGCTTCAAGCGGAAGGGAAGCGGTCAGGCTGGCGCTTGAGCTCAGGCCGGATATTATCCTTATGGATCTTGTGATGGATGATATGAACGGCATTGAGGCGACAGCAAAAATTATGGAGGCATGGCCGGCAGCCAAAATTATTATCGTCACAAGCTTTATCGATGACGAAAAGGTATATCCGGCGCTTGAAGCGGGCGCGGTAAGCTATATTTTAAAAACCTCCCGGGCCGGGGAGATCGCAGCGGCGATCCGGAAAACGCACGACGGCCAGTCGATTCTGGAGCCGGAGGTGGCGGGGAATCTGATGGCGAACATGAAACGGCGGGATCAGAGGGAGCTGCATGAGGAACTGACCGCACGCGAGCTCGAGGTATTGCGGCTGCTTGCGGAGGGGAAAACCAATATGGAAATTGCCAAAGAGCTGTTTATTGCCCTGAAAACGGCGAAGGTGCACGTGAGTAGTGTTCTTCATAAGCTGCAGGTGCAGGACCGTACCCAGGCAGTCGTTTATGCGTACAAGCATCGCCTATTTTAA
- a CDS encoding flagellar basal body rod protein produces the protein MWKKIGLTAVITVAAIVVLSNLGPLLLLAAGVALAYIVYRQFQESTSTAARVFWVIVGITAILLALTNIYAVIALLGLYAIYWSVKKWNGDEVDIDRHTRTKDPFTGFEEEWKKLKRR, from the coding sequence ATGTGGAAAAAAATCGGATTAACAGCAGTGATTACAGTCGCAGCGATTGTCGTTCTGTCCAACCTTGGGCCGCTGCTGCTGCTCGCAGCCGGAGTGGCGCTTGCGTATATCGTCTACCGCCAGTTTCAGGAAAGCACATCCACCGCGGCGAGGGTTTTTTGGGTGATCGTGGGTATCACAGCCATACTGCTTGCGCTCACCAATATCTATGCAGTAATCGCGCTTCTCGGCTTGTATGCAATATACTGGAGCGTAAAAAAATGGAATGGTGATGAGGTGGACATCGACCGCCATACAAGAACGAAAGACCCGTTTACAGGCTTTGAAGAGGAATGGAAAAAGCTCAAGCGCAGATAA
- a CDS encoding GAF domain-containing protein — protein sequence MNLTSGPSSRYTFSIEEMAEEIMSVIAESLHVDSVYIAKKEDTYMDVLSAYNNHGEELVSPGMKVEHEASFCQYVLKSDEQEYFHFSDAVNDEETKELLMPKNFDIHTFLGVYIKNQEGGPFGTLCVLNREPREFKKEEISLIQTFGNLLSYLIRVDQMNEKIGVLGYPIVPIGEGIAVLPLVGAMDESRSNRLMETVLQEVYGGKYDYFMIDVSGVSAFNETFTTYISQVIQALKLMGIDPILTGMRPDMAVQDIRKDILGENIMIEKSLETALKSIGFRLVRNE from the coding sequence GTGAATTTAACATCAGGGCCGTCAAGCAGATACACTTTCTCCATTGAAGAGATGGCTGAAGAAATCATGAGCGTAATCGCTGAGTCCCTTCACGTGGACTCTGTTTATATTGCAAAGAAAGAAGATACTTACATGGACGTGCTGAGTGCTTACAATAACCACGGGGAGGAGCTTGTATCCCCGGGAATGAAGGTGGAGCATGAAGCCTCGTTTTGCCAGTATGTACTGAAAAGTGACGAACAGGAGTATTTTCATTTTTCCGATGCCGTGAATGATGAAGAAACGAAAGAGCTGCTGATGCCGAAAAATTTCGATATACATACCTTTCTGGGCGTGTATATCAAGAATCAGGAAGGCGGCCCGTTTGGCACGCTCTGCGTATTAAACCGCGAGCCTCGCGAATTTAAGAAGGAAGAAATTTCTTTGATTCAGACGTTCGGGAATTTATTAAGCTATTTGATCCGTGTCGACCAGATGAATGAAAAAATAGGAGTCCTCGGGTATCCGATTGTGCCGATAGGCGAAGGAATTGCCGTGCTCCCGCTCGTCGGGGCGATGGATGAAAGCAGATCCAACCGTTTGATGGAAACGGTGCTGCAGGAAGTCTACGGCGGAAAATACGACTATTTTATGATCGATGTGTCAGGTGTTTCCGCATTTAACGAAACGTTTACAACGTATATTTCCCAGGTCATTCAGGCACTGAAGCTGATGGGCATCGATCCTATCCTGACCGGGATGCGGCCGGACATGGCTGTTCAGGACATCCGCAAAGATATCCTCGGCGAAAATATTATGATCGAAAAGAGCCTGGAAACGGCGCTGAAGTCTATTGGATTCCGGCTGGTCAGAAACGAGTGA
- a CDS encoding YvrJ family protein, which produces MHIIDSSAVVELLANVGFPIVVTFYLLLRIEQRIEHLRREVTRLACSSSKKGGRDA; this is translated from the coding sequence ATGCATATTATTGATTCCAGTGCTGTCGTCGAACTGCTTGCCAATGTCGGCTTTCCTATCGTAGTAACATTCTATCTGCTTTTGCGGATTGAACAACGCATTGAGCACCTGCGCCGGGAAGTAACACGCCTGGCATGCTCTTCATCAAAAAAAGGAGGTCGCGATGCATGA
- a CDS encoding sugar phosphate isomerase/epimerase, with protein MKIGVFTVLYADLAFTDMLDKVKRAGVQAVELGTGGNPGSAHANVDELLHSEDARRQFQEALDSRGLTVSALSCHANPISPDPAEAKEADETFKKTVQLASLLNIPVVNTFSGVAGSDESAKHPNWPVAPWPSAYSDIYNWQWEQKLIPYWKEAGSYAKEHGIKVGIEPHGGFLVHTPYTVLKLREATNDAVGANLDPSHMWWQGIDPVAAIKILGKEGAIHHFHAKDTYIDQDNVNMYGLTDMQPYSSVQTRAWSFRSVGFGHGMKEWSDMISALRTFGYDHVVSIEHEDPIMSLDEGFERAVQNLNSVNISERPVDMWWA; from the coding sequence ATGAAGATCGGCGTTTTTACTGTTCTTTATGCTGATTTGGCTTTTACAGACATGCTCGACAAGGTGAAACGTGCCGGAGTGCAGGCGGTAGAGCTTGGCACCGGTGGCAACCCGGGCAGCGCCCACGCAAATGTGGACGAGCTTTTACACAGCGAGGATGCACGCAGACAGTTTCAGGAAGCCCTGGACTCCCGGGGCTTAACCGTCAGCGCGCTCAGCTGCCACGCCAACCCAATTTCTCCGGATCCGGCTGAAGCGAAGGAGGCGGACGAAACATTCAAAAAAACCGTACAGCTTGCGAGCCTCCTGAATATTCCGGTCGTCAATACATTTTCCGGGGTTGCCGGAAGCGACGAGAGCGCCAAGCATCCAAACTGGCCGGTCGCGCCGTGGCCGAGTGCGTATTCGGACATTTACAACTGGCAGTGGGAGCAAAAGCTTATTCCTTATTGGAAGGAGGCCGGGAGCTACGCTAAAGAACACGGCATCAAGGTCGGTATCGAGCCCCACGGAGGCTTTCTGGTTCATACGCCGTATACGGTATTGAAGCTGCGGGAGGCGACCAATGATGCCGTGGGCGCCAACCTTGACCCGAGTCATATGTGGTGGCAGGGGATCGATCCGGTCGCCGCGATCAAAATTCTCGGAAAAGAAGGAGCGATTCACCACTTTCACGCCAAGGACACGTACATTGACCAGGATAACGTCAACATGTACGGCCTCACTGACATGCAGCCGTACAGCAGCGTTCAGACCCGGGCCTGGAGCTTCCGTTCGGTCGGCTTCGGCCACGGCATGAAGGAATGGAGCGACATGATCAGTGCGCTCCGGACGTTCGGCTATGACCATGTTGTCAGCATCGAGCACGAAGATCCAATCATGTCACTCGATGAAGGCTTCGAGCGGGCTGTACAAAACCTAAACTCCGTAAATATCTCTGAACGCCCAGTCGACATGTGGTGGGCATAG
- a CDS encoding carbohydrate ABC transporter permease gives MFKKQAGIRFYIFLIIFVFLVMFPFIWVFLTSLKPQDELTSFAWFTSNATLDSYASAITTRPLFRYMLNSFVVSGLTTVLSLLIASFTAYAVTRLPIRGKTLILGLVLASSMFPPIAILSPIFNFVTDTGLRNSYIGLVIPYITISLPLAIWILATFFQKIPWELEESAKLDGATPFQTYRQIILPLATPGIFTTAILVFIAAWNEYLFALAINTADAWRTIPVGISFYQSEYTVPWGDISAATVIVTIPIVILVLIFQRRIVSGLTSGSVKE, from the coding sequence ATGTTTAAAAAACAAGCCGGTATCCGATTTTATATTTTCCTGATTATCTTCGTGTTTCTCGTAATGTTTCCGTTCATCTGGGTGTTTTTAACCTCCCTGAAGCCGCAGGATGAGCTGACATCGTTCGCCTGGTTCACGTCCAATGCCACACTCGACTCCTATGCGTCGGCGATTACCACGAGGCCGCTGTTCCGTTACATGCTCAACAGCTTTGTCGTTTCCGGACTGACTACGGTTTTATCGCTCTTGATTGCTTCGTTCACGGCCTATGCGGTGACGAGGCTTCCCATCCGCGGCAAGACCCTGATTTTAGGACTGGTGCTGGCTTCATCGATGTTTCCGCCAATCGCGATCCTGTCTCCTATCTTTAACTTTGTGACAGACACGGGACTTCGCAACAGCTATATCGGTCTCGTGATTCCGTACATCACCATCAGCCTGCCGCTTGCGATTTGGATTCTGGCTACCTTTTTTCAAAAGATCCCCTGGGAGCTCGAAGAATCGGCCAAGCTGGACGGTGCTACGCCGTTTCAGACATACCGCCAGATTATCCTGCCGCTCGCTACACCGGGCATTTTCACTACGGCGATTCTCGTTTTTATCGCAGCCTGGAACGAATATCTTTTCGCCCTGGCTATCAATACCGCTGATGCCTGGCGGACGATTCCAGTCGGCATCTCCTTCTACCAGAGTGAATATACAGTACCATGGGGCGACATTTCTGCCGCTACCGTTATCGTCACCATCCCGATTGTCATTCTCGTTCTGATTTTCCAGCGCCGGATTGTTTCCGGACTTACGAGCGGGTCAGTAAAGGAATAA
- the hxlA gene encoding 3-hexulose-6-phosphate synthase — protein MNIQLALDRLPWNDCFKIVHQTEAYIDWIEIGTGVIKEYGMDIVRQMKREYPDKVLVADMKTCDAARAETIQAFGAGADVTTVMAFASDASIQAVLETAEEYGKKAFVDLLNVREKQRLKELDKLGIRSASLHIGKDMQQEGSGDSDYYKLLQAFPHWEVSAAGGLQADTLYKIKDARPDVIIIGGAITKSEDPRQAAEQIRLEADRL, from the coding sequence ATGAATATACAGCTGGCGCTGGACCGGTTGCCATGGAACGACTGCTTTAAGATCGTTCATCAAACCGAAGCATATATTGACTGGATTGAAATAGGAACGGGAGTTATTAAGGAATACGGCATGGACATCGTCCGGCAGATGAAGCGGGAATATCCGGATAAAGTGCTGGTGGCAGATATGAAAACATGTGACGCCGCCAGGGCAGAAACAATCCAGGCCTTCGGGGCAGGTGCAGACGTAACGACGGTAATGGCTTTCGCGTCGGATGCTTCGATTCAGGCTGTGCTCGAGACCGCTGAAGAATACGGGAAAAAAGCTTTTGTGGATCTGCTGAATGTCCGGGAAAAACAACGCCTCAAGGAACTCGACAAGCTTGGCATCCGAAGCGCTTCGCTGCATATAGGCAAAGACATGCAGCAGGAGGGGAGCGGCGATAGTGATTATTACAAGCTGCTGCAGGCATTCCCGCACTGGGAGGTGTCGGCGGCCGGGGGACTGCAGGCAGATACCCTTTATAAAATTAAGGATGCCCGTCCGGATGTCATTATTATCGGAGGCGCTATTACCAAAAGTGAAGACCCACGGCAGGCGGCCGAGCAAATACGATTGGAGGCAGATCGGCTATGA
- a CDS encoding Gfo/Idh/MocA family oxidoreductase produces the protein MKIVNIGVIGCGSIARNRHIPEYEANPHTTIRAVCDLVKERAEETASHLGAAAYTDYHELLKDESIEAVSVCTSNHMHARISIDALAAGKHVLCEKPMATSEQEAEEMMEAEKRSGKKLMIAHNQRFVPSHVKARELIANGELGKIFSFRTTFGHGGPEGWSIDGKDSWFFRREEAFIGAMGDLGVHKSDLIQFLLDEPVTQVAAFVENNAKENITVDDNAVCLLRTAGGLIGTLTASWAYVPEEDNSTIIYGEKGTLRLEDDPVHSLTAHYTNGHTVRYELGGIQTNDAGGQEGSGVIDAFTHSIVSNTEVPVSAADGKQALDVILAALASSERGQFITIGKEGVQ, from the coding sequence ATGAAAATAGTAAATATCGGCGTCATCGGATGCGGAAGCATCGCAAGAAACCGCCACATACCAGAATACGAAGCAAATCCGCATACCACCATCCGGGCGGTCTGCGACCTCGTAAAGGAACGCGCCGAGGAAACGGCCTCCCATCTCGGAGCTGCGGCGTACACAGATTATCATGAGCTGTTAAAGGACGAATCGATCGAGGCAGTGAGTGTCTGCACGTCCAACCATATGCATGCCCGCATCAGCATCGACGCTCTCGCTGCCGGTAAGCACGTACTCTGTGAAAAACCAATGGCAACAAGCGAACAGGAAGCCGAAGAAATGATGGAGGCCGAAAAGCGCAGCGGCAAAAAGCTAATGATTGCCCACAACCAGCGTTTCGTCCCCTCTCACGTGAAGGCAAGGGAGCTGATTGCAAACGGCGAGCTTGGCAAAATCTTCAGCTTCCGGACGACGTTTGGCCACGGCGGTCCCGAGGGCTGGAGCATTGACGGCAAGGACAGCTGGTTTTTCCGCAGGGAGGAAGCCTTTATCGGTGCCATGGGAGACCTTGGGGTGCACAAATCCGACCTTATTCAGTTTCTGCTCGATGAGCCGGTAACCCAGGTGGCTGCTTTTGTGGAAAACAATGCAAAGGAAAATATCACGGTGGATGACAACGCCGTCTGCCTGCTCAGAACAGCGGGAGGCCTGATTGGAACTCTCACGGCCAGTTGGGCGTATGTGCCCGAGGAAGACAACTCGACAATCATTTACGGTGAAAAAGGGACGCTCCGCCTTGAGGATGATCCGGTCCATTCACTGACTGCCCATTATACCAACGGCCATACGGTCCGCTACGAGCTGGGAGGCATTCAGACAAACGATGCCGGCGGCCAGGAAGGCTCCGGCGTGATTGATGCTTTTACTCATAGCATTGTTTCAAATACGGAGGTTCCAGTATCCGCTGCAGACGGAAAGCAGGCTCTCGACGTTATTCTGGCAGCTCTTGCGTCCAGCGAACGCGGGCAGTTTATTACTATCGGAAAAGAAGGTGTTCAATAA
- a CDS encoding sugar kinase: protein MQDVLTIGDAMITMNPKQRGPMRFTTEFERKIGGAELNVAIGCARLGLQTGMISRLGRDEFGRHIFNNLRGEGIDVSGIALEDNYATPVNFKETLENGNGRTFYYRFPSPTEEITLQHIKEQLSGQPKVFYITGVFASLRPENVEMLREALRFAREQGVLTAMDPNIRLRLWSREEAGEAIRSLLPYVDLMLSGRDEADMLFGVQSLEEHISSFQSYGIERVIIKNGSEGAAGKSGSGETVHQSAEKVEKVADTVGAGDGFNAGFLYGLLQGYPLEKALKIGSAGGAKVVQVAGDNEGLPLLEEVEAVLGNEERLKR, encoded by the coding sequence ATGCAGGACGTCCTTACAATTGGTGACGCAATGATTACAATGAATCCGAAGCAGCGGGGGCCGATGCGCTTTACGACTGAGTTTGAACGTAAAATCGGCGGGGCCGAGCTGAACGTGGCCATTGGCTGCGCCCGCCTCGGGCTTCAGACTGGCATGATCAGCCGTCTTGGCCGCGATGAATTCGGCCGCCACATTTTCAATAATCTGCGTGGAGAGGGAATTGACGTTTCGGGAATAGCCCTGGAAGACAACTACGCTACTCCCGTAAATTTTAAAGAAACGCTCGAAAACGGAAACGGACGTACGTTTTACTACCGTTTTCCGTCCCCGACGGAAGAAATAACGCTACAGCACATTAAAGAGCAGCTGAGCGGGCAGCCGAAGGTGTTTTATATTACCGGGGTGTTTGCTTCACTCCGCCCGGAAAACGTGGAAATGCTCCGGGAGGCCTTACGCTTTGCAAGAGAACAGGGAGTGCTTACAGCTATGGATCCAAACATCCGTCTGCGCCTTTGGAGCAGGGAGGAGGCCGGAGAGGCCATCCGCTCACTTCTTCCGTATGTGGATCTTATGCTGAGTGGAAGAGACGAAGCGGATATGCTGTTTGGCGTCCAGTCCTTAGAAGAACACATCTCGTCTTTTCAATCGTACGGTATCGAACGTGTCATTATTAAAAATGGCAGTGAAGGAGCAGCGGGAAAAAGCGGAAGCGGTGAAACCGTGCATCAATCGGCGGAAAAAGTAGAAAAGGTGGCCGACACCGTAGGGGCAGGGGATGGCTTTAATGCCGGCTTTTTATACGGACTGCTGCAGGGATATCCACTTGAAAAAGCGTTGAAAATCGGCTCGGCAGGGGGAGCAAAAGTGGTGCAGGTAGCAGGCGATAATGAAGGACTGCCGCTTTTAGAGGAAGTGGAAGCAGTGCTTGGGAACGAAGAACGCCTGAAGCGTTAA
- a CDS encoding RNA polymerase sigma factor, producing the protein MTHSSYADSKRETWETFREKNHSFLRTRLIREFLEDSVHQQLLKQALNEETAWAYKAVDLSFKRFYQDVIWRSYMLKTLHWDAVRYDRYHRRRQQRTPLSDQEEMFEEAGNFSSRVEEQSLEEELHHYSIWLGFRSLTPYQQWIFSKKYSSGWKDTDIASHLQISRQAVSNAHRKGLKTLRFYAGK; encoded by the coding sequence ATGACACATTCATCATACGCTGATTCAAAAAGAGAAACGTGGGAGACCTTCCGGGAGAAGAATCATTCATTTCTGCGCACCCGGCTTATTCGGGAATTTCTGGAGGATTCTGTGCACCAGCAATTATTAAAGCAGGCCCTGAACGAAGAGACGGCCTGGGCTTATAAAGCCGTCGATTTGTCCTTTAAACGATTCTATCAGGACGTGATCTGGCGTTCCTATATGTTAAAAACCCTGCACTGGGACGCAGTCCGCTATGACCGCTATCATCGCCGGCGCCAGCAGCGGACACCTTTATCCGATCAGGAGGAGATGTTTGAAGAAGCCGGGAATTTTTCCAGCCGGGTCGAAGAACAGAGCCTCGAGGAAGAGCTGCACCATTATTCCATCTGGCTGGGGTTTCGTTCGCTGACGCCGTACCAGCAGTGGATTTTTTCTAAAAAATACAGCTCCGGGTGGAAGGATACCGACATTGCCAGTCATCTTCAAATCAGCCGGCAGGCAGTGTCAAATGCCCACCGGAAAGGACTGAAGACCCTTCGTTTTTATGCCGGAAAATAG
- a CDS encoding PspA/IM30 family protein, with amino-acid sequence MAGIWQQFKEDVEHEWERWNMKKETDNPIVSLNRYIKEAERETEKVSRLTDRQRRLVEEFQHEQDEAESMLDKRKQQAAVVKHYEENELYDIAAGEIEQYGERAQKLASMKKEAEEQLQTLERRHQEMVYKLKDMRLKRMEWMGRENVARANHNISKLYQENGRDPESRFKEVEQYLESMEHHQQQEYEHSTFDERVARLEKRKTEAEQEKA; translated from the coding sequence ATGGCAGGCATTTGGCAGCAGTTCAAGGAGGATGTCGAACACGAATGGGAGCGGTGGAACATGAAAAAAGAAACAGACAATCCGATCGTCTCGCTCAACCGCTATATTAAAGAGGCAGAGCGCGAGACGGAAAAGGTAAGCAGGCTGACAGACCGCCAGCGCCGGCTGGTTGAAGAATTTCAGCACGAACAGGACGAAGCAGAAAGCATGCTGGATAAACGCAAGCAGCAGGCCGCGGTAGTAAAGCATTATGAAGAGAACGAGCTGTATGATATTGCCGCCGGGGAAATTGAACAGTACGGTGAGCGGGCGCAAAAGCTTGCTTCAATGAAAAAAGAAGCAGAAGAACAGCTCCAGACGCTTGAACGGCGGCATCAGGAAATGGTGTACAAGCTGAAGGATATGCGTTTGAAACGGATGGAGTGGATGGGGCGGGAAAATGTAGCCCGGGCCAATCACAATATTTCTAAGCTGTATCAGGAGAACGGCCGCGACCCGGAGTCCCGTTTTAAAGAAGTGGAACAGTATTTGGAAAGTATGGAGCACCATCAGCAGCAGGAGTATGAGCATTCCACCTTCGACGAACGGGTAGCCCGTCTGGAAAAACGGAAGACAGAGGCGGAGCAGGAAAAAGCGTGA
- a CDS encoding helix-turn-helix domain-containing protein encodes MTNNRTTKTQRMSEEALYEELQKFEPFIQQALRQTSYQEREDLQQELRLKCIEKILTYEPPEVPGFWEYKRRYDKQADE; translated from the coding sequence ATGACTAACAATCGCACAACAAAAACCCAGCGCATGAGTGAAGAAGCGCTGTATGAAGAGCTTCAAAAATTCGAGCCTTTCATCCAGCAGGCCCTGCGCCAGACGTCCTATCAGGAGCGTGAGGATCTTCAGCAGGAGCTCCGTCTGAAATGCATTGAAAAAATACTCACGTACGAGCCGCCGGAGGTGCCCGGCTTCTGGGAGTACAAACGCCGCTATGATAAGCAGGCAGACGAATAA
- the hxlB gene encoding 6-phospho-3-hexuloisomerase produces the protein MNTEQVLNTISREITEVVGSVNAEEAEQAAARLNRAPRIFVAGEGRSGLVGKMFAMRLMHSGYNVFVVGETITPSVSEGDLLVVLSGSGNTPILVHTAEQAKKSGAELLVCSTNRASSLGKISSAFIEIPAATKKRLEHEPETIQPLGNQFDQSLHLILDGLIIAAVHAGGNADYEQMARRHSNME, from the coding sequence ATGAATACAGAACAAGTATTAAATACTATTTCCCGGGAAATAACAGAGGTTGTTGGCAGCGTGAACGCAGAAGAAGCAGAACAGGCTGCTGCAAGGCTTAACCGGGCACCAAGAATTTTTGTAGCCGGCGAGGGGCGCTCCGGTCTCGTTGGAAAAATGTTTGCGATGCGTCTCATGCACAGCGGCTATAATGTGTTTGTCGTCGGGGAAACCATCACCCCTTCCGTGAGTGAGGGGGACTTACTTGTAGTGTTATCCGGATCTGGAAACACTCCGATTCTCGTTCACACGGCGGAACAGGCAAAAAAAAGCGGAGCAGAGCTTCTCGTCTGCTCCACCAACCGAGCGTCATCCCTCGGAAAGATTAGTAGTGCCTTTATTGAAATTCCGGCAGCAACAAAAAAACGGCTGGAGCACGAGCCGGAAACGATTCAGCCGCTGGGAAACCAATTCGACCAGAGTCTGCATTTAATACTGGACGGCCTGATTATTGCTGCTGTTCACGCAGGCGGTAACGCTGACTATGAACAGATGGCCAGGCGTCATTCCAACATGGAGTAG